In Flavobacteriales bacterium, one genomic interval encodes:
- a CDS encoding acyl-CoA thioesterase, which produces MALVEGVVSIEIPVAWGEQDLFGHVNNVVYFRYFENVRMYFLERTGIFRSHNETGIGVILASTTCDFKIPVKWPQKLKISTACTAVGNTSFTLGYEILDEQNKVVAKGTSVQVMYDYNKGTKVSIPDQVRNAIASLE; this is translated from the coding sequence ATGGCACTCGTTGAAGGTGTAGTCTCTATTGAGATCCCGGTCGCTTGGGGTGAACAGGACCTCTTCGGACATGTCAACAACGTTGTGTATTTCCGTTATTTCGAGAATGTGCGGATGTATTTCTTGGAGCGTACCGGTATCTTCAGGTCGCACAATGAAACCGGCATTGGTGTGATCCTGGCAAGCACTACATGCGATTTCAAGATCCCTGTGAAATGGCCTCAGAAATTGAAGATCAGCACAGCATGTACCGCCGTTGGAAACACCAGTTTTACATTGGGGTATGAGATCCTTGATGAACAGAACAAGGTAGTGGCGAAAGGCACTAGTGTGCAGGTGATGTACGATTACAATAAAGGCACTAAAGTGTCCATTCCGGACCAAGTGCGTAACGCAATAGCTAGTTTGGAATGA
- the mscL gene encoding large-conductance mechanosensitive channel protein MscL, translating into MSMMKEFKEFAMKGNLVDIAVGFVMGAAFGKVVSGFIDGIVMPAIGMITSGIDFNQLKYVLKAGAPSVTDATGAIVTAEVAEVAMTYGAFVTTVINFIVVAFVVFMLVKAMNKAKKSEPAPPPAGPTADQKLLMEIRDALKK; encoded by the coding sequence ATGAGTATGATGAAAGAGTTCAAGGAGTTTGCCATGAAAGGCAACCTCGTCGATATAGCCGTAGGTTTCGTAATGGGTGCTGCCTTTGGGAAGGTCGTGTCCGGATTCATTGATGGCATTGTTATGCCTGCGATCGGTATGATCACAAGCGGTATCGACTTCAATCAATTGAAATATGTGCTCAAGGCAGGAGCTCCGTCTGTAACGGATGCAACCGGTGCCATTGTGACAGCCGAAGTAGCCGAGGTTGCGATGACCTATGGTGCCTTTGTTACCACAGTGATCAATTTCATCGTGGTCGCATTCGTAGTGTTCATGCTTGTAAAAGCAATGAATAAAGCCAAGAAGAGTGAGCCTGCTCCGCCTCCTGCCGGACCAACGGCCGATCAGAAACTACTCATGGAGATACGTGATGCGCTGAAGAAGTAA
- a CDS encoding ABC transporter ATP-binding protein codes for MKTILHTADLAVGHGKKTILKGIDLSLNPGELVAMIGVNGSGKSTLLRTLAGLLKPISGGIAINGIDLFSMTAMDRARTISVVLTGRPDMGLLDVRTLISLGRQPWTGHMGRLTDEDQLRIDDAMQRTGTKQFEQRALRSLSDGELQLVLIARALAQDTPIMLLDEPTAFLDLVNRVRSMALLKELAQRTKKCIVLSTHDLQTALHIADRIILVTDGSVITDAPNVLITSGRMEKAFALSGMRFDPVLLSFIPC; via the coding sequence ATGAAGACCATTCTACATACCGCCGACCTTGCAGTTGGTCATGGAAAGAAAACCATACTCAAGGGTATCGACCTATCACTTAACCCCGGAGAATTGGTTGCCATGATCGGTGTGAATGGTAGCGGCAAATCAACGTTGCTGAGAACACTAGCTGGGCTACTGAAGCCCATCTCTGGCGGGATAGCTATCAATGGTATAGACCTGTTCAGTATGACCGCAATGGACAGAGCACGCACTATTAGCGTAGTACTTACCGGTCGTCCGGATATGGGTTTGCTTGACGTGCGCACGTTGATCTCGCTCGGGCGCCAACCGTGGACCGGCCATATGGGACGACTGACCGACGAGGATCAGCTGAGGATCGATGATGCGATGCAACGCACAGGAACCAAGCAGTTCGAGCAGCGCGCATTGCGTTCGTTAAGCGATGGTGAATTGCAGTTGGTACTGATCGCGCGCGCACTCGCTCAAGACACGCCGATCATGCTCTTGGACGAACCTACCGCGTTCTTGGATCTCGTCAATCGCGTGCGATCAATGGCTTTGTTGAAGGAGCTTGCACAGCGTACCAAAAAGTGCATCGTACTGAGCACGCATGATCTGCAGACCGCGCTGCATATTGCCGATCGGATCATTCTCGTTACCGATGGATCGGTGATCACCGACGCACCGAACGTATTGATCACATCAGGACGAATGGAAAAAGCCTTTGCACTATCCGGAATGCGGTTTGATCCGGTGTTGTTGAGCTTTATACCGTGTTGA
- a CDS encoding iron ABC transporter permease, translating to MPSRSFWPFLVLFVLGLVLFLVHLSTGSVALSFTEIQDGLMGSGDSAKNVVRLVRLPQALTALLAGAGLAASGLLMQTLFRNPLAGPSVLGISSGASLGVALLMLSQPLWSMVPIPRDAALVIAALIGSMGVLALVLLADRRIGDGVTLLIVGLMVGYICSALISVLQVASPDAALKGFVLWGMGSFAGVGPERMGWLVVPVLLGIAASVYLVKSLNALLMGEDYAATMGIPVRSVHRRIMWTAGILAGTITAFCGPIAFLGLATPHVARAFMRTSDHTRLMPATLLCGAVLALLCDVIIKLPGVQHAIPLNAVTSLLGAPVVAWVLFSGKRWARST from the coding sequence ATGCCGTCGCGCTCTTTTTGGCCATTTCTTGTGCTGTTTGTTCTAGGCCTCGTGTTGTTCTTGGTACACTTGAGCACCGGTTCAGTGGCCTTGTCATTTACTGAGATCCAGGATGGCTTGATGGGCAGTGGTGACAGTGCGAAGAACGTTGTTCGATTAGTGCGATTACCACAAGCACTTACCGCGTTGTTAGCCGGTGCAGGGCTAGCGGCGAGCGGTTTGTTGATGCAGACCTTGTTCCGTAATCCACTGGCAGGGCCTAGTGTGCTGGGCATTAGTTCCGGAGCCAGTTTGGGTGTTGCTTTGCTGATGTTGTCACAACCATTGTGGAGCATGGTACCGATCCCGCGTGATGCAGCGTTGGTCATTGCTGCATTGATCGGCAGCATGGGTGTATTGGCCTTGGTACTTTTAGCAGACCGCCGTATCGGAGATGGCGTAACGTTGTTGATCGTGGGGTTGATGGTGGGCTATATCTGTTCGGCGTTGATCAGTGTGTTGCAAGTTGCTAGCCCCGATGCAGCATTGAAGGGATTTGTGTTATGGGGAATGGGTTCTTTTGCAGGAGTAGGACCAGAGCGGATGGGATGGTTGGTGGTACCGGTCTTGTTGGGGATAGCGGCATCAGTGTATCTGGTGAAATCGTTGAACGCTCTGCTGATGGGTGAGGATTACGCAGCAACGATGGGCATTCCCGTGCGCAGCGTGCACCGGCGCATTATGTGGACCGCCGGCATTCTTGCGGGTACGATCACGGCTTTTTGTGGTCCGATCGCTTTCCTTGGTCTTGCCACTCCACACGTTGCACGTGCATTCATGCGGACCAGTGATCACACCCGACTAATGCCAGCGACGCTGCTTTGTGGAGCAGTGCTGGCGTTGCTCTGCGATGTCATTATCAAACTACCCGGCGTGCAACATGCCATTCCGTTGAATGCAGTGACTTCCTTACTCGGAGCGCCCGTTGTGGCGTGGGTATTATTCAGCGGTAAAAGATGGGCGCGTAGCACATGA
- a CDS encoding T9SS type A sorting domain-containing protein: MKEQLLSFGLLFGTLFFGNSAQAQCGPYMFHPFLPDTVGYAYVDLTACGGDNVLWDTGATTITTDLGVGSHTVSFYDGVTLLNTLTFDIIQEYWHFNLNIYAMAGQVQISGEVRVPSALGQIFTYVDCDDLTNDSLNVLRIIQDGTTVVDSITPYSAGIGLLVPHFYPFGYTYSVQISSPCGVAQSEETIAYGDSLTLETSNVAPTGGLSNGSISVLNVLNDPNSTLPYPGQPIGTLSLFDMNGGSPTPIGDPIEQTNNGTWNDLPAGQYMIIFTPELLCQSAIVMIDLAGPMGIDEAVDKDALVLSPVPATNYLSWNLKGSYQVAVIDAQGRRIEHGKAANGIDISTLVTGVYTLELARNATIIRQQFVKE, encoded by the coding sequence ATGAAAGAACAACTACTCAGCTTCGGCCTGTTATTTGGAACTTTATTCTTTGGGAATAGTGCGCAAGCGCAATGTGGCCCATATATGTTCCACCCCTTCCTGCCGGATACTGTTGGGTATGCCTACGTAGACTTAACCGCATGCGGTGGCGATAATGTGCTTTGGGATACGGGTGCTACAACAATAACAACCGACCTTGGTGTGGGTTCCCATACGGTCAGTTTTTATGATGGTGTTACGCTGCTGAACACGCTCACCTTTGACATTATCCAGGAATACTGGCATTTCAATTTGAATATTTATGCAATGGCTGGCCAAGTTCAGATAAGCGGCGAGGTCAGGGTTCCATCTGCGTTAGGACAGATCTTTACCTATGTTGATTGCGACGACTTAACGAATGATTCGCTTAATGTGTTGCGGATCATACAGGATGGCACCACCGTTGTTGATTCGATCACTCCGTATAGCGCTGGGATAGGTTTGTTGGTGCCGCATTTCTATCCTTTCGGCTACACCTATTCAGTGCAAATTTCAAGTCCATGTGGTGTTGCACAGTCGGAAGAAACGATTGCTTATGGTGACAGCCTTACCCTAGAGACCAGCAACGTTGCACCCACCGGAGGCCTTTCCAACGGAAGCATTTCGGTTTTGAATGTATTGAACGACCCAAATTCCACCCTGCCCTATCCTGGTCAACCAATTGGTACATTAAGCTTGTTTGACATGAATGGAGGATCTCCAACACCTATTGGTGACCCCATTGAGCAAACGAACAACGGCACTTGGAATGATCTTCCAGCCGGCCAATACATGATCATTTTCACACCGGAATTACTATGCCAGTCAGCAATTGTGATGATTGACCTTGCTGGACCGATGGGAATTGATGAAGCTGTGGATAAGGATGCTCTGGTTTTGTCTCCAGTTCCTGCGACCAACTACCTGAGTTGGAACTTAAAGGGCTCGTATCAAGTTGCGGTCATCGATGCACAAGGTCGACGAATTGAACACGGCAAGGCTGCTAATGGGATCGATATTTCGACACTAGTGACTGGGGTCTATACCTTGGAATTAGCGCGTAATGCAACGATAATACGCCAGCAATTCGTGAAGGAATAA
- a CDS encoding iron-containing alcohol dehydrogenase gives MNVHRNFKSVTKTCYGRGSFDMLESVLEPNRSAGKGFMVFVVDDYFKDKTAFTKRIPAKPEDEVHFISSLKEPSTKQVDALRDDILERRGLPAGIVGIGGGTLMDIAKATALMFTNEGSSVRYQGLNLIKKPGIYHCGVPTISGTGAEVSMTAVLTGPVKKLGLKCDWTVFDQIILDPDLIATVPSDQWFYTGMDTYIHSVEAITGTKKNTFSEAYSEKALDLCREVFLKLDRKDPKSDENLMVASYMGGLSLTYSEVGVCHALSYGLGMVLEIHHCIANCIAYDKLDDVYGDYVQEFKGMVKHLNVTIPQNLAKDWSEETISAMAEVAYNLPHMWDHPFGPEWQKVLDRERIKGWYRRM, from the coding sequence ATGAACGTACACCGCAACTTCAAGTCCGTTACAAAAACCTGTTATGGCCGTGGTTCCTTCGATATGCTCGAATCTGTTCTGGAACCAAACCGCTCTGCGGGAAAAGGCTTCATGGTTTTCGTTGTCGATGATTACTTCAAGGACAAGACGGCATTTACCAAGCGTATTCCGGCAAAGCCAGAGGACGAGGTCCACTTCATCAGTTCGTTGAAAGAGCCGAGTACGAAACAAGTGGATGCATTGCGCGATGACATTCTGGAACGACGTGGTTTGCCAGCAGGTATTGTGGGTATTGGTGGTGGCACGTTGATGGATATCGCGAAAGCCACAGCATTGATGTTCACCAATGAAGGAAGCAGTGTTCGGTATCAAGGGTTGAATTTGATCAAGAAGCCAGGTATCTACCATTGTGGTGTGCCCACGATCAGCGGTACAGGTGCAGAGGTGAGTATGACGGCCGTACTCACCGGTCCGGTAAAAAAGCTGGGGTTGAAATGTGATTGGACGGTGTTCGATCAGATCATTCTCGATCCCGATCTTATCGCAACGGTACCATCCGATCAATGGTTCTACACGGGCATGGACACGTACATCCACAGCGTGGAAGCCATCACCGGAACCAAGAAGAACACCTTCAGCGAAGCATACAGTGAAAAGGCCTTGGATCTGTGCAGAGAAGTTTTCCTGAAACTAGATCGCAAAGACCCGAAGAGTGACGAGAACCTGATGGTGGCGAGCTATATGGGCGGCCTCAGTCTTACGTACAGCGAGGTCGGTGTTTGCCACGCGTTAAGCTACGGACTGGGCATGGTGCTGGAGATCCATCATTGCATTGCCAATTGCATCGCCTATGATAAGTTGGATGATGTGTACGGCGACTATGTGCAGGAATTCAAAGGCATGGTGAAACATTTGAACGTGACCATTCCACAGAACCTTGCAAAGGATTGGAGTGAGGAGACGATCTCTGCCATGGCTGAAGTGGCGTACAACCTACCCCACATGTGGGATCATCCTTTTGGTCCGGAGTGGCAGAAGGTGTTGGACAGGGAGCGGATCAAGGGGTGGTATCGGAGGATGTGA
- a CDS encoding IS4 family transposase translates to MASTHLPKRSTVSDANKKRPPELFARVFADIYRRYRHYLSDSSLPKNERWLRNLFLVDSTTITLFKEIMKACGRTPADGKRKGGVKVHMGMHLTEEVPSLIRITKAATNDKQFMPEFKNMAKGTILVFDKAYMNYPLYRHWGKTGVHFVTRLNLRSTVQILRDRTVSASAKKAGVLKDQWVLLGHEGELNPILLRLITYYDQTFKRTLQFITNMGKMGPVNVAQAYKQRWQIEILFKRLKQNLKFTDFLGDNENAIRIQIWCALIADLLVTIKRKLFSFKIQPAYSTMVGLVRLHLMRYVDLKELLLSPDDPTLFGSPPTQQLTFFNFGPP, encoded by the coding sequence ATGGCTTCTACTCACCTGCCCAAACGCAGCACCGTAAGCGATGCGAATAAGAAGCGGCCACCAGAGTTGTTCGCTAGGGTTTTTGCGGACATATACCGCCGATATAGACACTATTTATCGGACAGCAGTTTGCCAAAGAACGAACGTTGGCTACGTAATTTGTTCTTGGTAGACTCAACCACAATTACACTTTTCAAAGAGATCATGAAGGCTTGTGGGCGCACTCCTGCCGACGGAAAACGCAAGGGCGGGGTGAAGGTCCACATGGGTATGCACCTTACTGAAGAAGTGCCATCTCTGATTCGGATTACCAAAGCGGCCACCAACGACAAGCAGTTCATGCCTGAGTTCAAGAACATGGCCAAGGGAACCATATTGGTGTTCGACAAGGCGTACATGAACTACCCTTTGTATAGGCACTGGGGTAAGACCGGGGTGCATTTTGTTACGCGCCTAAACCTGCGAAGCACGGTGCAAATACTTCGCGATCGCACGGTAAGCGCAAGCGCCAAGAAGGCTGGAGTACTCAAAGACCAATGGGTTCTGCTGGGCCACGAAGGCGAACTCAACCCTATACTGTTGCGCTTGATAACCTACTACGACCAGACCTTCAAACGCACCTTGCAATTCATTACCAACATGGGTAAAATGGGACCGGTGAACGTAGCCCAAGCCTATAAACAGCGGTGGCAAATTGAGATACTATTCAAGCGTCTCAAGCAGAACCTGAAGTTTACCGACTTCCTAGGTGACAATGAGAACGCGATCCGGATCCAGATCTGGTGCGCCTTGATCGCGGATCTATTGGTAACGATCAAGCGCAAATTATTCTCCTTCAAGATCCAGCCAGCATATTCAACGATGGTGGGCCTAGTGCGATTGCATTTAATGCGTTATGTGGATCTAAAGGAATTGTTGCTGAGCCCTGATGATCCTACACTTTTCGGATCGCCACCAACTCAACAACTTACGTTTTTTAACTTCGGACCACCCTAA
- a CDS encoding DUF4372 domain-containing protein: MGKIKAKAGTPVYGQLLSLINRKDFHNAVVETGADFAVKKLNTWTLMGSMIFAVLQRTSGLRELTSGLAGYSEGLKHFGFRRNLKNKHCLSYL, from the coding sequence ATGGGCAAAATTAAGGCAAAGGCTGGAACTCCGGTTTACGGACAGCTGTTATCGCTTATCAACCGAAAAGACTTCCATAATGCGGTAGTTGAAACCGGTGCAGACTTCGCTGTAAAGAAGCTCAATACATGGACCTTGATGGGGTCTATGATTTTTGCCGTGTTGCAAAGAACTTCAGGGCTTCGCGAACTCACCAGTGGTTTAGCGGGTTATAGCGAAGGTCTGAAACACTTCGGGTTTAGAAGGAATCTCAAAAATAAGCATTGCCTAAGTTATCTATGA
- a CDS encoding T9SS type A sorting domain-containing protein, whose amino-acid sequence MGNVKWRVSWGGPYDEGACQSFVLADGNIGIASVLGHAENYALTRPYLAKLDSSDGSIIWEREYGTLYPNNGFMAGKECPNSDFVAAGFSFPSPGSRKGIILRSTAQGDSLWMFSYFYQDSIMDNGRGQFFDVIPTLDDGFIAVGGAYNPVNLPYPPGYSQDTWVVKVDGQGCIVPGCNNVGITEQATNLQDALTLFPNPVATGQPLNLQLDLPPSLANQPLQLNVVSLDGRVVHQQNLAGNGAHSLALQPLASGVYYVHVAAGSKWLTGGKFVVE is encoded by the coding sequence TTGGGCAATGTAAAGTGGCGAGTAAGTTGGGGTGGGCCTTATGACGAAGGTGCTTGCCAATCGTTTGTACTGGCGGATGGGAATATAGGAATTGCAAGTGTTCTGGGCCACGCAGAAAACTATGCATTAACTCGCCCGTATCTCGCCAAACTCGATAGCTCTGACGGCTCAATAATATGGGAACGCGAATACGGTACGCTTTACCCAAATAATGGTTTCATGGCCGGCAAAGAATGTCCAAATTCTGATTTTGTTGCCGCAGGTTTTTCATTTCCTAGTCCGGGGTCACGTAAAGGCATAATTTTACGCTCAACAGCTCAAGGAGATAGCTTATGGATGTTCAGCTACTTTTACCAAGACAGTATAATGGACAACGGTAGAGGGCAGTTCTTTGATGTAATCCCCACCTTAGATGATGGTTTTATTGCTGTTGGCGGGGCGTATAACCCAGTTAATCTACCTTACCCACCAGGCTACAGTCAAGACACCTGGGTAGTAAAAGTAGATGGCCAAGGTTGCATTGTGCCCGGCTGCAATAATGTTGGTATAACAGAGCAAGCTACTAACCTACAAGATGCACTAACACTTTTCCCCAATCCTGTTGCAACCGGCCAACCACTTAACTTGCAGTTAGACCTGCCGCCTTCTCTTGCCAACCAACCTTTGCAACTAAACGTGGTTTCTTTGGATGGCCGCGTAGTACATCAACAGAACCTTGCGGGTAATGGAGCGCACTCGTTGGCGTTACAACCCTTGGCTTCCGGAGTTTACTATGTGCATGTTGCTGCGGGTAGTAAATGGTTAACTGGCGGTAAGTTTGTTGTGGAATGA
- the apaG gene encoding Co2+/Mg2+ efflux protein ApaG: MSTAVSNDIRITAEPRYERSQSDPRAARYLFSYRITITNTGRDTVQLLHRHWFIRDSLSPMHEVDGPGVIGQTPVLRPGQEFTYRSACELRSAFGSMNGWYLMERTGDGYQFKVTIPEMQLGFPVAAN; the protein is encoded by the coding sequence ATGTCAACCGCAGTAAGCAACGATATCCGCATAACGGCTGAACCCCGCTATGAACGCTCACAGAGCGACCCACGTGCTGCGCGGTACTTGTTCAGTTATCGCATAACGATCACCAATACAGGGCGTGATACAGTGCAGCTCTTGCACAGGCATTGGTTCATCCGTGATAGCCTCTCACCCATGCATGAAGTGGATGGCCCCGGCGTAATTGGTCAAACACCCGTGTTACGACCCGGCCAGGAATTCACGTACAGAAGTGCCTGCGAGCTACGCAGTGCATTCGGCAGTATGAATGGTTGGTACCTGATGGAACGTACCGGCGACGGTTACCAATTCAAGGTGACGATCCCTGAGATGCAGTTGGGGTTTCCTGTTGCGGCGAATTGA
- a CDS encoding gliding motility-associated C-terminal domain-containing protein has translation MMRYSLVFLLFVVIAFQRSTAQIPTKCLEIENVLADACNNACPGAEEGTNEMFRFIVGPAPIPLNQLTAQWATPNGFLGWIQNGVTADLTAMLNGTITNCGWLIEPPGGIIPAGKRVLGITSTDICITGNSFALLADTLYVIYQVAGNTLGHFKNTSNIGALSSFPTSGSSYRTFVLSVPACSDTVAYNIAQMVNIYGTYGGSYTENDGSSIAASWPGAPSVSYFNNGCQAPITPFGTAITTPPTQVLCGGGLELDAVTTGSFSTSYWSGGQGEFDPPNGISTTYTMAPNESGNVALSFCIVGLCGDTVCGTYQLEVITLAPPVINVDPAPVSCGASAALSATVQGTNNFFWNGGMGVFSSPTALSTNYTPGSTESGTIDLQFCAIGGCSDTVCTPFQLQVDGPPIIEITANGPTTFCESTELILTATGGSTYSWNTGSTSSTINVNSEDTFVVTATNACGQSTDSISTLVTPLPTANVTGPATTCPNSGVTLIASGGATYAWNTSAVGDTIDVEGPGTYTVTVSDQCGSDEATIIVAQGTSLAPTFSVDITAGCSPLCVVFSTVPAPNTTYTWVFGDGTTADGISPTHCFQAGGHDVTLTSTEADNANGCPGSIIMPELIHAWPVPEARFSASPAAVTIEDPLVQFIDESTNADSWIWNFGTVLDSSSTLRSPAFAFDSVACYTITLDVTSTHGCTDNAELELCVEDGYALWVPNAFTPNGDDINDVFMVQSSIRTPKVFQLTIYNRWGEAIFTGGSLTDVWDGANAPNDVYVWKIKIIDTEGYPHEHTGHVILVR, from the coding sequence ATGATGAGGTATTCCTTGGTCTTCCTATTGTTTGTTGTGATTGCGTTCCAGCGGAGTACTGCTCAGATCCCAACGAAATGTTTGGAGATCGAGAACGTGCTTGCAGATGCGTGCAATAATGCATGCCCAGGCGCTGAGGAAGGCACCAATGAAATGTTCCGGTTCATCGTGGGTCCTGCGCCTATCCCTTTGAACCAGCTTACCGCGCAATGGGCAACGCCTAACGGCTTCTTAGGTTGGATACAGAACGGGGTCACTGCAGACCTAACGGCTATGTTGAACGGCACTATCACGAATTGTGGATGGTTGATCGAACCACCAGGTGGCATCATTCCGGCTGGAAAACGTGTGTTGGGTATCACAAGCACGGATATCTGCATTACGGGCAACTCCTTTGCGCTGCTTGCCGACACGCTGTATGTGATCTACCAGGTCGCGGGGAACACTTTAGGGCACTTCAAGAACACCAGCAACATTGGCGCTTTATCCAGCTTTCCAACCAGTGGATCAAGTTATCGCACGTTCGTTCTTTCGGTGCCTGCTTGCAGTGACACGGTAGCCTATAACATAGCGCAGATGGTGAATATATACGGCACCTATGGCGGTTCGTATACAGAGAACGATGGCTCAAGTATAGCTGCCTCTTGGCCGGGTGCACCGTCCGTGAGTTACTTCAACAACGGATGTCAAGCCCCGATCACGCCCTTCGGCACGGCCATTACGACACCCCCGACCCAAGTACTTTGCGGGGGAGGTTTGGAATTGGATGCAGTAACGACAGGAAGTTTCAGCACCAGTTACTGGAGTGGTGGTCAAGGCGAATTCGATCCACCGAATGGTATCAGCACCACCTACACAATGGCACCGAATGAATCCGGGAACGTGGCACTTTCATTTTGTATCGTTGGACTTTGTGGCGATACGGTCTGTGGCACCTATCAATTGGAAGTGATCACGCTAGCGCCACCTGTCATAAATGTAGATCCGGCCCCAGTGAGCTGTGGTGCTAGTGCAGCATTGAGTGCAACCGTGCAAGGCACCAATAATTTCTTCTGGAATGGCGGCATGGGCGTTTTCAGTTCACCTACTGCGTTGAGTACGAATTACACGCCGGGCAGTACAGAATCGGGCACCATTGATCTGCAGTTCTGCGCGATCGGCGGCTGCTCAGATACTGTTTGTACACCGTTCCAATTGCAGGTCGATGGCCCTCCGATCATTGAAATTACCGCTAACGGACCGACCACGTTCTGTGAAAGCACTGAATTGATCTTGACGGCAACCGGAGGCAGCACCTATTCTTGGAACACTGGTAGCACTTCATCCACGATCAACGTGAATTCAGAAGACACGTTCGTTGTAACAGCTACTAACGCATGCGGACAAAGCACGGATAGCATTTCAACCCTAGTTACACCGTTACCGACCGCCAATGTTACCGGACCAGCTACCACTTGCCCCAACAGCGGGGTTACCCTTATAGCAAGTGGCGGCGCAACATACGCGTGGAACACCAGTGCTGTAGGCGATACCATAGACGTGGAAGGCCCCGGAACATACACGGTTACGGTAAGCGATCAATGCGGCAGCGATGAAGCAACGATCATTGTGGCGCAGGGAACATCGTTGGCACCTACGTTCTCAGTAGATATTACCGCGGGCTGTTCACCGTTATGCGTTGTGTTCAGCACTGTTCCTGCACCGAATACAACGTACACCTGGGTTTTCGGCGATGGCACAACGGCAGATGGGATCTCACCTACACATTGTTTTCAGGCCGGCGGGCATGACGTAACGCTAACTTCCACGGAAGCCGATAATGCGAATGGGTGTCCGGGCAGTATCATCATGCCAGAATTGATCCATGCGTGGCCTGTGCCGGAAGCACGTTTTTCAGCATCACCTGCGGCTGTAACGATCGAGGACCCACTGGTTCAGTTCATCGATGAGAGTACGAACGCTGATTCATGGATCTGGAATTTCGGAACCGTACTGGATAGTTCAAGTACGTTGCGATCACCCGCTTTTGCGTTCGATTCAGTTGCTTGCTATACCATTACGTTGGATGTAACGAGTACACATGGCTGTACCGATAACGCGGAACTGGAACTCTGTGTGGAAGATGGATATGCGCTCTGGGTGCCGAATGCGTTCACTCCGAATGGCGACGATATCAACGACGTTTTCATGGTCCAAAGCAGTATCCGCACTCCAAAGGTTTTCCAACTGACCATATACAACCGCTGGGGTGAAGCGATCTTCACTGGCGGATCGCTGACCGATGTGTGGGACGGTGCCAATGCCCCGAATGACGTATATGTCTGGAAGATCAAGATCATTGATACGGAAGGCTATCCGCATGAACATACCGGGCATGTGATTTTGGTCCGCTAG